The Desulfurella amilsii region GACCGAGCAAAACATTAAACAATATAATAGATTCAATTTAATTTAAAAAGAAGGAGAATAAAGATGGCAGAAGAGCGATTACCTGTTGTAGTAAACGAAGCTTTATGCACCGCTTGCGGTATATGCATTAAAGTATGCCCAAAAAATGTGCTTGAGCTTGTAGAAGATTTACATGTTTGGACTGGTGCTATGTGCAAAGTAGCAAGATCTGAGGATTGCATTAGGTGTAAATTTTGCGAAAATTCCTGTCCTCACTTCGCAATTGAGGTAGTAGATATTGGTTTAGAGTTAACATTTAAAGATAGCAAAGGAAACTTGATAACAAAATCCAAATAAGGGGGAAAGATGTCTAACGTAGAAATAGCAAATGGTAATGAGTTAGTGGTGGAAGCTGCCATAGCCGCTGGCTGCAGGTTTTATGCAGGATACCCTATAACACCTTCAAGTGAAATACCAGAGCATTTCTCTAAAAGAATGCCTGAAGTTAGTGGCGTGTTTATGCAATTTGA contains the following coding sequences:
- a CDS encoding 4Fe-4S binding protein: MAEERLPVVVNEALCTACGICIKVCPKNVLELVEDLHVWTGAMCKVARSEDCIRCKFCENSCPHFAIEVVDIGLELTFKDSKGNLITKSK